From the Juglans microcarpa x Juglans regia isolate MS1-56 chromosome 7D, Jm3101_v1.0, whole genome shotgun sequence genome, the window CCCTCTCTTCCACCACGCCATTTTCGCACATAGCTGTTTCTTAACTTTGTTCTCTTCCACCACGCCCAGGATCTCTCATTCTTAACcccaacaaagaaagaaaaatgcttctCAGAAACGCTTCCTCACCAATCTTAAAATCATCTAGTACTCGTAGTAGTATTTTCCAACCGTTTCCGAAATCGCACGAGGTTCTCCAAATCTCAATTTCTCGATCCCAGTCCATGTCTCTCTCGCCcagttcttcatcttctccaatCGGCAACAACCTAGCAATGAAGATATCTAGAACGATGTCGGACAGCAATCTAAGGCCCAGGAGCCTTTCTCTAGCGAAGAAGACAAAGATTAACCTCTGTGCGGGACTTTGTTCAGGAACGACGTCGTCGAGGAGTTCGGTTGAGTTGGATAAAGGGTGTCTTTTTAGTTGTGGTGGTACTATTGGGCTGGTAGTAGTGGGATGGCAACGAAGGTAATGGGAATTATTGGGATAATGGGAGTGAGAAGATGGATGAGTATTACCAGAAAATGATCATGGCGTACCATGGCAAcgctcttcttctctcttcacCGAGGCAAATAGATATTCACGGGAGGGGAAATTTGTGTTTGCGATCCTGTGTGATTAGGTGTAGCAATTGTTATGGGATTTTCTGACGTTTCACTTTTCTATTGGGTGCCGATAAATCCAATATATAGGACTTGCTGATCCAAAGAGGAACTGTTTTACGAAAGTATCCTTCATTTAATATGCAGTtgtaaattaatcattttccaTACTGCTATATATTCATGATCGATATTATTGTTGTGCATGTCTATGATACTTGTAAGTTTGGTTTAAAAGTTTGACATAATAATAAGAATCAACATATCTATGCATGACATGAAACTATTTTCATATGAGTAATgatgttagatatagttttaaaattagtacatatgaaaaaaaaaaaattttagtggagtatacttctttttttttttttttcaaataaagtacGTGGAGTAGCTTGTACactctaaaactatatctagcattactcataatatatatatataggtttctCTTTGACAAAACTAACGGGCCGATATAGCATTTTATAGAAAATCCATTtagaaatcttattttttacgCACCCAGCACACCACTGATGTGAAAACTTTCTACATCAACTATATATACTAAGAAATTtttgatgttttgatttttttttttaattataatggaTTTCATTATAAGTGGTGTGCTAACACACCAACTTCTATATATCAAAACTCGACGTTTTATGATCTTGTCTCAATGATGATTCGATTATGGTATCTGATTTTGGCATGAGacggtttttattttttttatttttccaaacagTATTATACACAAAACAGATGAAGTTAAagtagaaaatacaaaaaaaatcaaaaataaaatcaaataatggattttaatttttggcCATACGTAACAATAAtgaccattatatatataatattcatattctCAGACAAATTTGATCCTCGTCGTACCAAGTAGCATTAATAATACCAATTTGATCATCAATTAATCCTGCTCGATTCTTGATGATCTTCAACTGAAAAAGTCCAAATTCTACATTCCAACGCAACCCTAATTCATCTCCCAAACGAAAAAGCTTCTGCTTTTCCACCAGATCTTTGCATCCAAGAGCGTAGGAGtaatcatgatgatcatgaccATGGCGATGAGGCCCTCTCTCAAAGAACAAGTTCTCGCCGTGGTGCGTCAAAGGGTTATTCCCATCGGTACGTACTATCCATTATCAAAACATGCAACTTATTACCACTCACTACGTGTTGGGCCATATCAAAAGTTTAATGTCGGAAAACATGTTCGAATGTTTCTCTATGCGAGAAGAAGAGTTTTCTGGTCGAGATGTTGTTTACTTTAAAGACTTAGTTTTCGATCCATGTCCTTGCCACCGCCGGCAGACGCCAGTCTCTAATTTCTGTCAGAACGAGATCGAGATGGTGCAGCAAATTAATACTACGAGATTTGCTGGCGGCTTCTTCTTCTCCGGCTTTGGTTGGAAGAAACTTGTAGTAGAAAGTTATCTTTATCATGACCTACGTGCATATGTATAACATAAAGCTAGGTCGACTTGAAATGAATGAAGGTTTTGTGATAAATTAGGGTTTGGGGTTTTGTGATTTATAGAGAAAACCAGCTTGCattggatgatgatgatgctcatgAATAATGGTTAATGAATAAGTTGCATGCAAGCATACGTACGGCTTGATTGATGTAGTTCTTAACACAAAATCATGATCAAGGATCTTAATTTGGTGGTTCATGGTTATTTTATCATGTCGATATTGCTCATCATCATGTGAAGGAATTTTTGATTGATCAATGATGATCAGTGCTTAattacattttcaaaataaattttgctttgttttgattttaatttttcatttatttatttcctgaAATTGATCGATCGACAGTACTACGCCGAATAGTTATAATTCTTCAAGCAAGCAACTTGATCATTTATATGtataggtatatatatttttaaggtaTGCTTTGTTTCGTgagattatttaaattatttcaataattggttttaaattaaatagatgGGATTTTATAACAGTAACGGTTTATAACTTCTAATAACCAAACATTGATCACAATATTTGCTTTATCTAAtacattttactttttaaaagaaattttcttttttaaattattaccaattgtttgcttttttatgttgtttcaaacttttttagtgttatatatatatatttttgattattttttagtgtTATATATACATGACCCGTggtaatttattaaataattcaaactgTTATTGGTGTTGATGCTGTGTTTCAAATGACTTGCTCGCAAAATTATTTACGACAGAAAGGCTAATTTGATCTTTCTTGCaattataattatagaactacacaatacaattaaaaagtataaaaaataataattatgtttatctaaaattgataaatattcaCGTCCCAACAATAATTaaattgttgggatttgaaGAAATCCACCTCAGAATAAGGGCAGGTTTGGAAggtaagatgagaattttgtgttttgtttgagagtttaaaatattatgttttaatattattattgtattgaaatttgaaaaatgtgatttgagatttgaaaaagttaaattgtttattatattttgtatgaagatttgaaaaatatgtaatgatgagatgatatgagatgagaattttgtgtctcatcccatctctCAAACCTGCCCTCAAGTCTTCCaagcaacaattttttttttaaaggacaaAGTGTCCTTAAGatgcactttttttaaagaaaaataaattatataaattttaaatagataaattttacgtaaatattttataaaaaaatagatttcatcttgaaaagttaaaaaaattattttttaattgattttttacgAAAAACTTATGcaatatttgtttatttggatttgcataactaacattattattttttaaaagccCATACTTTTAGCATGCCCATGAAATACTTAGATTAACaaagatagtttttttttaaataagaaataaacatgCATCTCACATGCTCAAATAAGagttaaataaattgaaacaatTTTATTGCGATCTAGTTTAatgggaaaaattaaaaaatgttagattTGTGAATAtatcaatttctaaaaatatcattaatgtAGATTTTGTTGCGTCAgtttacataaaagaaaattattaatttttctaatatcttttatgaatataatagaTTCAACcattaaatgtataaaaaataatttaaaaaattaagataattaaaTTGTCTTTATTAAATCAATGAagttaatttatcttttaaccATTTGAGTCTAAACTCAGACAACTaacggaagaagaagaagggaccCATGAGTCAGATATGGCGGAAAAAACAATAATAGTTCTACATTTTTGTCTTTATGTTGATTGATTTAGATCAAACCTCCTTTGGATTTGCAGATAACGAGTTTCGGATCACATAGTTCAATTGGTCTCATATTTGTATGATCTCGAATGGCGGTTGCGGCCTTCAAATCCTCCTCAAGAAGAGGGAACCTAACGACTACAACACACTCTGCCGGGAGAGAAAGCTCCGACAAAGAGAATCCACCGAAGAAAGCCCCAATACGAAGATCGAGGAGCGTCAGTGCTTTTCCGAGGAGGACCAACGCCGAGATTCCCTCCGCCTCCGACGATTTCTTGAATAAGAGAGATAACCCTCTCTTCTGGAGCGGTGGTTCTGTCTCGCCGCTTGAATCCCCAACTACGAATACTAATGCGAATGCGGATACAGGTGCTGTGAGCAATGGCGGTGTGGATAACAGGAGGGGGCGCTCCGTTGCGAGGACTGCAGGTGTTGGGAGTAACAAAGGTCCGGGAAGTGGGAAGGAGACCGCTCGGAGTCTGTCGAGGGTCTATACGGGCCGCCGCGACCGGTCGGTGTCGAGGCAGCATTTTGCGACTTCTGAGGtcaggacttttttttttttttttgtaatggaaTTATGAGTTATTTTGGACTTgtttttttacctataaaagaTTATGAGCTATCTTGGACTGCTTGAGTCTTTGCATTTGTTGCTCGTATGTTGGCTGGGTTccttttttaatgaatttttatcATAATGTGGGGAATAAATGAAGTAGAGATGAAAGTAAATCGGGATTTTTTTTCGTTTATTGTCTGGGCAGAGTGAAGCTGAGCACGACCGTGGTTTATCAGAGGATTTCAAGATCCGGAGTGACTGGAATGTAGTCTCTAGTAATGCGACAAAAGGCGGCTTAGTAAGAAGTGGTTCTGATATTTGGTCTGGTCAGAGTGAAGCTGAGCCTTCGGACGGGTTCGCTACAACTTTGGTACAAACTGGGTAGACTCATTTTCTTATGAGATACGATATGATGTTGCAGGAAAGGAAACACATTTCATTGATGATTTTGCCCTTTTACATTTTTCTCTGTCAGTCCTGTTGGCAAACTCCTACAAATGAACATGTGTCGGTGGTGAGTTCTTTATCTGAAGCTGAAGATAAAATCATTAAGCCAGTTTGTGAACAGATGAAGGTGAGGTGTGGACTGTATTTTGGTCATATATCTGGATATATATTAATGGAAGCTTTAGCGTGGTGAACTATTTAGCAAAAACATGAATGCTATTGTGGAAAATAAGTTAATGAAGACGATGAGAAATAATGTTCTGCAATATAAAGTTGGTTCGTACCTCATTTGCAGTCAGTCCAAGGGGATAATGTGAAGTGTGATTCTTCTGGTGGTGGCATATATGAAACTGTTCGTGCTGAAGTGAGGCGTGCTATCTCTGAAATCCAAAATGACCTTGAAATTGTAAGTCATTTCGGCTGtgattatgataaaataagtAGTTAATATCATAGTGCTATCACTAACAAAATTATTGTCAAAACGCATGTatttaacataatttatgcaaGATATGATGGAACTTGATTGCATTTGACCTTCGCTTTCTCATATAAACTGGGCTCTCTAGGTATTAATGGCACTTGATTGCATTTGATTCCATTCAATGAGCATAATTAACACACGGGAAAACAATTTGGTGGAGATGGTGGAGATCTCGCCACCATGTGCCGCTACAGCAGCTTCATGTAGCTAGAAACTGTTGATGACCATGATGGAAGCGCCACCTTCCCATACGGAGGCCCATATTCAACTCGAGGAACATCTCGAGTCTATTCCGGCAGGAAGGGCTTGCTCTGAAGCTTGTGAGGGGATCGTTTGAGGGGTTGCGAGGGCCGGGGTGGAAGTGGTTGATGATGGGCTCTCTTGGAGACTTGGCTGTGAGGAAACAATGGTCCCCGAGACTCAGTTTTCCACTAGTAATGTTGTGGTTGAATGGGAGGGTATAAACTTATTTGGGGAGGAAGAGAGGGGGTGACACCTAATATGCAATGGGTTTTCAGTGAAGGGGAGCCTATCCCGTTGAATCGTTTGCTACCAAATGAATCTAATCTATCTGATTGGGTGCTCCAAAAGGTGAAAGAAATGCAATACTGTATAGGAATGGAATGTGTGGTTTTGAAGAGCAGTTTTTGGCTTTGCTCACTGCCATTGAAGCGGGTCATTCACAAACAAAGAAATCAAGGTCTAAAAAACAGTGGGAGCTCAAACACCTAACTTGGTCAATGAATTATGAAGGAAGCTCAAGCCGTGAAAGATCCAAGGGGAAGGGGCTTGCTTCTCTGTTATGAAGCTGAAAATTGTGTCTTGGAATGTCCGTGGGTTAAATGAGGCAAATAAGCAACTTTGTACAAAAAATTTGTTGCGAGAATGGAGGGCGGACAtagtatgtttacaagaaactaaGCTGAAAAGTGTTTCTAGGAGGATAGTTTGGAGTGCTTGGAGTTGTACTTACGCGGATTGGGCTTATCTTGCATCGAATGGGGCTTTGGGTGGAATCCTAGTggtgtgggataaaagagttgcggagaaaatggaggagtttGTGGGGGAGTATATAGTGGCATGTTCTTTTAAGAGTGTGACAGATAATTTTGTGTGAGCTTTTGCAAGTTTATACAATCCAAATGTAGACAACGATAGAAGATTCTTATGGGAGGAACTTGCTGGGTTACATAGCTGGTGGGAGCTTTTCTGGTGAATAGGAGGGAATTTTAATGTCATCAGATTCCGTAGTGAACGATCTGGAGATAGTAGGACACGTCCAGCAATGACAGAGTTCTCAAATTGTATCTTTGACTTAAACCTGTTGGACATTCCTCTCTTGGGGGGCTCCTTTACTTGGTCGAATAATCAGACATGGTCCCGGTTGGACAGATTTTTAATCTCACCTGAGTGGGAGGTGCACTATCCGGAGGTGTGCCAAAAGAGGCAGCCACATCTTTGTtcggatcattttcctatcttcttggattgtggtggcattcaaAGCGGACGCCGatacttcaagtttgaaaacatgtggctgaaaaGTGAAGTTTTTGTGGATAAggttaggcaatggtggtcttcttaccaGTTTCACGGTAACCCCTCATACATCCTAGCCTGTAAATTAAAAGCCTTGAAAAATGACATTAAGCTTTGGAATTCTCAATCCTTTGGAGATATAGGAGAGCGAAAGAAATTCATGGTGGAGGAGTTGCAACAATTTGAGTGGATACTTGAGGCTAGAGCCCTTTCACCGAAAGAGCTATTGCGGAAGGCAGAGTTGGTTTCAAAATTAGAAAGAGTATTATCATTGGAGAGGATTTCTTGGCGCCAAAAGTCGAGAGCATTGTGGCTGAAAAAAGGGGGCCGGAGTACAAAGTTCTTTCGTAGAGTTGCTAACTCTCATAGAATaaataataccattgaaatGCTGAATATTAATGGTATGGAGTGCAAGGATAATAATCTGTGGAAAATGGAAATGCgaagaaggaaaaagatgtAAAAAATATCCCGGAGGCAGAAGCTACACATGTTATGTATGTGTTTCCATGGTCAGATGTTCAGTCATATAGTTTTTTCGatcaaaaaaatttaggaaCTTAGACTAAGAAGAGAAGTGCTCAATGTACATTCAATGTCTCACTTTGAAATCCCGGCATATGTTTAGTTCTTTTGGAGAGAATCATAATAACTGAGCTGATACATTTGTAAGGGAACGATAACCCCCAATTTATGGGTTGTGTGTCAAGAATTCATTCACAGCTTCAATTTACCAATTTATGGGGCAGTCGTAAAATGTGGGTAGCTACAGCAGCTTgtagaagaggaagaggaaattgTGGACTCTGACATTAAGCAATAGCCACTTCTTTCTTTGTGTTTGAACTTGAGATATCTTGCTGATTGTCTATACACATATCGTTGTATTCATACCCACGTAGGCGCTCTATATATCTTGCAGTATCTTTGAATTTGGATTTCTAGCTTTGCTCCTACTCTTAATATTGGTTACTTATGACAATGCCTACATGGCTAGTGTTGGTGCAGTCAATTATGTTAACACCTTGTGCTTGTTTGATTTTAACATGCAACCAGAGTCTTTTTAGCTCAtaacttgtttgttttttcttgtaaGTTCAGGCTATCCGAAGGAATAATGCTACTGATATTGCAGCTACCAATGTAGCTGATATCCCTCCTGACTTGGTAAACCCAGGTGCAGTTGAATTGGTTCTGAATTACAGAAGAGAATATGCCAAAAAGCTTGAGCAGGTGAGTTTTCCTTGCTGTAAGTGTAGATGAGATACAGTTGAACCAGACTTGTCTTGTCATGCTTAGTAGTCTGGAGACTCGCCACATGGCATAGTTTATTGTCTTCGTTGCTGTCCAACTTCTACACATAAGTGTCAGATACAGATTCAGTCACTTTCTAATCCAATGTATACAACTAAATGTTGCTTTCATGCCATGAGATTTTGAAGCAATTATGGTTAAAATAAAATCGGAAACTGGTCTCAATAGCCTAGTGTTTGGCTTGTCCAGTAACTTCTCTGCTGCTATTTTGTTGAAGAAAGGATGTTTTTCTTGGTCCTGTCACCTGTGTCTCGAATGCCACTTTAGAAAAAAGACATTTCTGAATTGGCTTGCAAGCATTTGGTGTCTAATCATGCTTCGATGATAAATTTCCCATTCTGCCTCGtttatcgtttttttttttcttttctccatttcattcaaataaaaGTAGTAATTGACCTTCTCTTTGACTGGCAGTCCCTGGAACGGGCTAGAAAACTTCAAGCAGACTTGGCTGTTGAGGAGCACCGTGGACATGAGCTGAGTAGAATTCTGAAGGAAATACTGCCTGATCCTAAGACCCCTAGTGTGCAGAAGTCTCGTCCAGGAAGAAAAGTaggtttttttcattttaatcatattCCAAtgcacttttaattttt encodes:
- the LOC121238713 gene encoding uncharacterized protein LOC121238713 isoform X1, producing MAVAAFKSSSRRGNLTTTTHSAGRESSDKENPPKKAPIRRSRSVSAFPRRTNAEIPSASDDFLNKRDNPLFWSGGSVSPLESPTTNTNANADTGAVSNGGVDNRRGRSVARTAGVGSNKGPGSGKETARSLSRVYTGRRDRSVSRQHFATSESEAEHDRGLSEDFKIRSDWNVVSSNATKGGLVRSGSDIWSGQSEAEPSDGFATTLSCWQTPTNEHVSVVSSLSEAEDKIIKPVCEQMKSVQGDNVKCDSSGGGIYETVRAEVRRAISEIQNDLEIAIRRNNATDIAATNVADIPPDLVNPGAVELVLNYRREYAKKLEQSLERARKLQADLAVEEHRGHELSRILKEILPDPKTPSVQKSRPGRKSSIERRKMSKRLEEEAMAYFDECISLSTFDSSDFSSPEDPPLDLATPVGNGVSLPQASSSASTTNFTEISFINTKQDSYMQGQMMNGHDVPGLTASTGSKEPNFDLASPNSAIAERSWKFQFSVAGKTAETVELQQDIRKYIRNFKKHDFDSEIARSNRYDADEYNLQASKQSLLCDKVKLKNRIESGGLLLCGGGITISCCSPFASVT
- the LOC121238713 gene encoding uncharacterized protein LOC121238713 isoform X2 encodes the protein MAVAAFKSSSRRGNLTTTTHSAGRESSDKENPPKKAPIRRSRSVSAFPRRTNAEIPSASDDFLNKRDNPLFWSGGSVSPLESPTTNTNANADTGAVSNGGVDNRRGRSVARTAGVGSNKGPGSGKETARSLSRVYTGRRDRSVSRQHFATSESEAEHDRGLSEDFKIRSDWNVVSSNATKGGLVRSGSDIWSGQSEAEPSDGFATTLSCWQTPTNEHVSVVSSLSEAEDKIIKPVCEQMKSVQGDNVKCDSSGGGIYETVRAEVRRAISEIQNDLEIAIRRNNATDIAATNVADIPPDLVNPGAVELVLNYRREYAKKLEQSLERARKLQADLAVEEHRGHELSRILKEILPDPKTPSVQKSRPGRKSSIERRKMSKRLEEEAMAYFDECISLSTFDSSDFSSPEDPPLDLATPVGNGVSLPQASSSASTTNFTEISFINTKQCSAFEWEYIC